From a single Ignavibacteria bacterium genomic region:
- the rocF gene encoding arginase gives MKKKVKIIGFPMDLGAGRRGVDMGPSALRIANLNEKLKELGYDVEDHGDIDIEIMETQKVKNDKLKYIDEIERTSLKLAELVEETLEHDDFPLCIGGDHSMALGTLGGISAYCRKRNLRLGVIWIDAHADMNTDETTPSGNIHGMSLAASIGLGSPRLTELYSPAPKVLPENAVIIGARSIDTEERLNIKKTGITVYTMSDIDKLGIHRITSRVLKQFKNKVDHIHVSFDVDSVEPTIVPGVGTPVPGGLSYREAHLLMETIAECGCMSSLEITEVNPILDNQNATAVFAVDLIASSMGMRIL, from the coding sequence ATGAAGAAAAAAGTCAAGATTATCGGATTCCCCATGGACCTCGGCGCCGGACGACGCGGTGTGGATATGGGTCCTTCTGCATTACGGATCGCCAACCTTAACGAAAAGCTGAAAGAACTCGGCTATGATGTGGAAGATCACGGTGATATAGATATCGAAATCATGGAGACCCAAAAGGTCAAAAATGACAAACTCAAGTATATCGATGAGATTGAAAGGACTTCACTAAAACTTGCAGAACTTGTTGAAGAAACCCTCGAGCACGATGACTTCCCGCTTTGTATTGGCGGGGACCATTCAATGGCTCTGGGTACTCTCGGGGGAATCTCAGCATATTGCAGAAAACGAAACCTGCGACTTGGAGTAATATGGATTGATGCTCATGCAGACATGAACACCGATGAGACAACGCCTTCAGGAAATATTCATGGGATGTCCCTGGCTGCCTCGATCGGCCTGGGATCACCGAGATTGACAGAACTTTACTCTCCTGCTCCCAAGGTGCTCCCGGAAAATGCAGTGATTATCGGAGCACGGAGCATCGACACCGAGGAACGACTGAATATTAAAAAAACCGGGATCACGGTGTATACAATGTCAGATATTGATAAACTCGGGATTCATCGTATCACTTCACGAGTTTTGAAGCAGTTTAAGAACAAGGTGGATCACATCCATGTCAGTTTTGATGTCGACAGTGTTGAACCGACTATTGTACCGGGAGTAGGAACACCCGTGCCGGGAGGTCTGAGTTACAGAGAGGCTCACTTGCTAATGGAAACGATTGCAGAGTGCGGTTGCATGTCGTCACTCGAAATCACGGAAGTGAATCCTATCCTGGATAATCAAAACGCAACTGCAGTTTTTGCAGTCGATTTAATAGCATCAAGCATGGGAATGAGAATTTTGTAG
- a CDS encoding RNA polymerase sigma factor, producing the protein MVQDNYNLIKMAAKGDKDAFEALIKKYDRKVITLALKYTRSEEDAKDIYQEVFIRVYKNISKFEFKSEFSTWLFRITTNVCLSYIENSKKRQTVDLLENNSQSDDEDAPAFEIAGSDLNPEMQMGNSELNEAIRHAVDNLSAKQKLVFTMKHYEGYKLKEIAELTGLVEGTVKRYLFDATLKLRESLKQFYN; encoded by the coding sequence ATGGTTCAAGACAATTATAATCTGATAAAGATGGCAGCAAAAGGCGACAAGGATGCCTTTGAAGCCCTGATCAAAAAGTATGACAGAAAAGTCATTACTTTAGCCTTGAAATATACCCGCTCTGAAGAAGATGCAAAAGACATTTATCAGGAAGTCTTTATAAGAGTTTATAAAAATATTTCAAAGTTTGAGTTCAAGAGTGAATTTTCCACCTGGCTTTTCAGGATTACCACGAATGTTTGTCTCTCTTACATTGAAAACAGCAAAAAGAGACAAACGGTTGATCTTTTGGAAAATAATTCACAATCCGATGATGAAGATGCGCCTGCATTCGAAATTGCAGGTTCTGACCTCAACCCGGAAATGCAAATGGGAAATTCCGAATTGAACGAAGCAATCAGACACGCTGTCGACAATCTGTCGGCAAAACAGAAACTTGTTTTTACCATGAAACATTATGAAGGCTATAAATTGAAAGAAATTGCAGAATTGACAGGTCTCGTGGAGGGAACGGTAAAACGGTATCTTTTCGATGCCACCCTTAAATTGAGAGAATCACTAAAGCAATTTTACAATTAG
- a CDS encoding aminotransferase class V-fold PLP-dependent enzyme — MTIDQVREQFPYLKLGKIYLNHASLSPVPQPVINHANLFLKRRSETHIDDMSQWMADAEEAKIKLGRLINGDPDRFAFFDNTSTGLNILAQGINWKPGDRILLNDVEFPSNVYPFLNLKNQGVEIDFVHSKKGAVNSVDILAAVKPETRLISISAVQFLSGYRSNLKKIGDYCREHNIIFSVDAIQALGALQIDVKDCHIDFLSCGTQKWLLGLMGLSFIYITEELQHEITPRFVGWASMENQTSLLDYSFVFKKSADALQNGTINMIGVNALLGSLDLLLDFGPKNIEKRIIENTKHLIERLHSIGIKPVCGRYKEKNLSGIVSFTSPQSKMINQRLTEEKVSTSLREGYVRMSHHFYNTFEELDTAVDIIRSCIS, encoded by the coding sequence ATGACGATCGATCAAGTCCGTGAGCAGTTTCCCTACCTCAAGCTGGGGAAGATATATCTGAATCATGCCTCACTTTCCCCCGTACCTCAACCCGTTATAAATCATGCAAATCTTTTTCTTAAGCGAAGAAGCGAAACTCACATCGATGATATGAGTCAGTGGATGGCAGATGCGGAAGAAGCGAAAATTAAACTTGGAAGGCTGATAAATGGTGATCCCGATCGGTTCGCATTTTTTGACAACACATCGACCGGATTGAACATTCTCGCACAAGGAATCAATTGGAAACCGGGTGACAGAATTCTTCTTAATGATGTGGAATTTCCCTCGAATGTTTATCCTTTTTTGAACTTAAAGAATCAGGGCGTGGAAATTGATTTTGTTCACTCTAAAAAGGGTGCTGTAAATTCTGTTGACATACTCGCTGCTGTGAAACCTGAAACCAGACTGATCTCGATCAGTGCCGTTCAGTTCCTGAGCGGTTACAGAAGTAATTTGAAGAAGATTGGTGATTATTGCCGTGAGCATAATATAATCTTCAGTGTGGATGCGATTCAGGCTCTGGGAGCCTTGCAAATCGATGTTAAAGATTGTCATATCGATTTTCTGTCTTGCGGTACACAAAAGTGGCTGCTTGGTTTGATGGGGCTTTCATTCATTTATATCACAGAAGAACTTCAGCATGAAATAACTCCAAGATTTGTCGGTTGGGCATCGATGGAGAACCAGACATCACTGCTTGACTACAGTTTTGTCTTTAAGAAAAGCGCAGATGCTCTTCAAAACGGGACTATCAATATGATCGGTGTGAATGCCCTTCTCGGATCACTCGACCTTTTACTCGATTTTGGACCGAAAAACATTGAGAAAAGAATAATTGAAAATACCAAACATTTGATAGAGAGGCTGCATTCAATCGGGATCAAACCTGTTTGCGGCAGGTACAAAGAGAAAAATCTGTCGGGGATCGTGAGTTTTACTTCTCCTCAGTCAAAGATGATAAATCAGAGATTAACCGAGGAGAAAGTAAGTACTTCACTTCGTGAGGGGTATGTTAGGATGTCCCATCATTTTTACAATACTTTTGAGGAACTCGACACAGCAGTTGATATTATCAGGTCCTGTATTTCGTAG
- a CDS encoding sigma-70 family RNA polymerase sigma factor has protein sequence MSDHELLVNVAKKDVAAFKDLYRRYSKLVYALVTKIIEEEALADTTYEEVFLIIWNKAHLYNVNSQNAYCWIITLARNKAIDTKRRKWNTTPMDPYSDDYENYIIVPHLSSQIDPLDLEMGMNISENIEKALMTLTEAQQHVIYLGMYYGFTQSEISKNLNIPIQTVNSKIRIALGSLRDNLLHGEG, from the coding sequence ATGAGTGACCACGAACTTTTAGTGAATGTAGCCAAAAAGGATGTAGCAGCCTTTAAGGATTTGTACCGTCGTTACAGCAAACTTGTTTATGCTCTTGTAACGAAGATTATTGAAGAAGAAGCTCTTGCCGATACCACCTACGAAGAGGTATTTCTCATTATCTGGAACAAGGCACATCTCTATAATGTAAATTCGCAGAACGCATATTGCTGGATTATTACCCTCGCGAGAAATAAAGCCATTGACACGAAAAGACGGAAATGGAACACCACACCGATGGATCCTTACAGTGATGATTACGAGAACTATATTATCGTGCCACATCTCTCTTCACAGATAGATCCGCTTGATTTGGAAATGGGAATGAATATCAGTGAAAATATTGAGAAAGCTTTGATGACGCTGACGGAGGCTCAGCAGCATGTCATTTATCTTGGAATGTACTATGGATTTACACAATCGGAGATCAGTAAAAATTTGAATATTCCGATACAGACCGTGAATTCCAAAATCCGGATTGCACTCGGTTCATTAAGAGACAATTTATTGCATGGTGAAGGATGA
- the rdgB gene encoding RdgB/HAM1 family non-canonical purine NTP pyrophosphatase, which produces MPTGKKIFVSTQNQGKLKEIRSILGTGEFEFISVQTIDGFPDIEETGTSFEENAIIKAEESFKLTGIPSLADDSGLSVDCLDGAPGVYSARYAGENADDEGNLQKVLSEIKNFSPPYKARYVCVLAFYDGERLITTRGECEGELIMEKRGNNGFGYDPIFVPEGFNKTMAELNPEIKNKLSHRFKALEKMKEALLT; this is translated from the coding sequence ATGCCTACAGGTAAAAAAATATTCGTTTCCACTCAGAATCAGGGGAAACTCAAGGAAATACGGTCAATACTTGGAACAGGTGAGTTTGAGTTTATTTCTGTGCAAACCATTGATGGATTTCCTGATATTGAAGAAACAGGAACTTCTTTCGAGGAAAATGCGATTATTAAAGCAGAGGAATCTTTTAAATTGACGGGAATTCCATCGCTGGCAGATGATTCAGGGTTATCCGTTGATTGTCTTGACGGGGCTCCCGGAGTTTATTCTGCCCGCTATGCGGGTGAAAACGCAGATGACGAAGGAAATCTTCAGAAGGTTTTGAGTGAAATAAAAAATTTTTCTCCACCGTACAAAGCAAGATATGTTTGTGTGCTGGCTTTTTATGACGGTGAGAGATTAATCACCACCCGGGGAGAGTGTGAAGGTGAATTGATCATGGAAAAAAGGGGAAACAACGGATTTGGTTATGATCCAATTTTTGTTCCCGAGGGTTTCAACAAAACAATGGCGGAACTGAACCCGGAAATTAAAAACAAACTTAGTCACAGATTTAAAGCATTGGAAAAAATGAAGGAAGCACTTCTTACATGA
- a CDS encoding carboxymuconolactone decarboxylase family protein, translating into MKTKVTEFNAYRSEMNDKILNSGFSDFKKFFALDNKAYHPGALDAKTKELMGLSASMVLRCNDCIYYHIERSIIEGASREELMETFNVSLIVGGSIVIPHLRSAFEFMEQVFESRRNTSA; encoded by the coding sequence ATGAAAACCAAAGTGACAGAATTTAACGCTTACCGTTCTGAAATGAATGATAAAATTTTGAACAGCGGGTTCAGTGATTTTAAGAAATTTTTTGCACTCGACAACAAAGCATATCATCCGGGTGCGCTTGATGCCAAGACGAAGGAATTGATGGGGCTCTCTGCCTCAATGGTTTTAAGGTGCAACGACTGCATCTATTATCACATCGAAAGATCTATAATCGAGGGTGCGAGCCGGGAAGAACTGATGGAGACATTTAATGTGTCCCTAATCGTTGGCGGATCAATAGTAATCCCACATCTCAGATCAGCTTTTGAGTTTATGGAGCAGGTTTTTGAATCGAGAAGAAACACTTCTGCATAA
- a CDS encoding alpha/beta hydrolase: protein MANRRNNGKAEIVGSVIYYRKFRSRYPILERDLLVWLPPSYKKDRHRYYPVLYMHDGQNIIDPATSFAGQDWQVDETATRLIKQNAIEEVIIVGIYNTHDRLEEYSESEKGNNYLKFIVEELKHFIDSNFRTIPDREATAIMGSSMGGLCSLRMVWKYPHVFGKAGCLSSSFYFGDDAIFKILESTQERRNVKIYFDSGEDGKKDAQRMFCLLAQKGYVIGDNFDYYFDRGAGHNELAWANRLERPLKFFFGK from the coding sequence TTGGCTAATAGAAGAAACAACGGCAAAGCGGAAATAGTTGGCTCGGTGATATATTATCGTAAGTTTAGAAGCCGTTATCCAATATTAGAACGGGATCTTCTCGTCTGGCTTCCACCTTCATACAAAAAAGACAGACACAGATATTACCCGGTTTTATACATGCACGACGGGCAAAATATCATAGACCCTGCCACATCTTTTGCAGGACAGGACTGGCAGGTGGATGAGACTGCAACAAGATTGATAAAGCAAAATGCCATCGAGGAAGTAATTATTGTCGGAATTTATAATACTCACGACAGACTGGAAGAATACAGTGAGAGTGAGAAAGGGAATAACTACCTCAAATTCATCGTGGAAGAACTAAAACATTTTATCGACAGTAATTTCAGAACGATACCCGACAGAGAAGCTACAGCCATTATGGGATCCTCGATGGGGGGATTGTGTTCTTTGAGGATGGTTTGGAAATATCCCCATGTTTTTGGAAAAGCCGGTTGTCTTTCTTCATCATTTTACTTTGGGGATGATGCGATTTTCAAGATTTTGGAATCGACTCAGGAAAGAAGAAATGTAAAGATATACTTTGACAGTGGAGAGGACGGCAAAAAAGATGCTCAAAGAATGTTTTGTCTTCTTGCACAAAAGGGATATGTAATCGGAGATAATTTCGACTACTATTTTGACAGGGGTGCCGGTCACAACGAACTTGCCTGGGCAAACCGGCTTGAAAGGCCATTAAAATTTTTCTTCGGGAAGTAA
- a CDS encoding HEAT repeat domain-containing protein translates to MEHKIYSEKITLLLTGELPDNEVKALNSHIESCKECREEFEAQKAFFSDIENSTPQFNVERILSDSRRNLRNSIYEMENSASVWVKIRNFFSSPLLVPALTGSFGIVAGILVGVFFFAHKSPNVDALFSNVVDGKEPQTRITNVRFSDSDTRDGNITFTFDAYKRVTISGSPEDPEIQKLLTFSILNEKNPGTRLNSINLVNDSYDKKEIAGVKEALISAAKNDENPGVRLQALKTLAALQFDNEIKKTCLHVLVNDKVPGNRIEAINTLVKAIESGFKADDEILSVFKNRLEQEDNPYIKIRAKSVLDGKDL, encoded by the coding sequence ATGGAACACAAAATTTATTCAGAAAAAATTACACTTCTGCTCACTGGCGAGTTGCCCGATAATGAAGTAAAAGCCCTCAATTCACACATCGAATCGTGTAAAGAGTGCAGAGAGGAATTTGAGGCTCAAAAGGCTTTCTTTTCGGATATCGAAAATTCCACTCCACAATTTAATGTAGAACGGATTCTTTCAGACTCAAGACGGAATCTGAGAAACAGCATTTACGAGATGGAAAATTCTGCAAGTGTTTGGGTAAAAATCAGAAATTTCTTTTCCTCACCTCTCCTCGTTCCTGCACTTACGGGTTCATTTGGAATTGTAGCCGGTATCCTCGTCGGAGTCTTCTTTTTTGCACACAAATCCCCGAATGTCGATGCACTTTTCTCCAATGTGGTCGATGGCAAGGAACCTCAAACCCGTATAACCAATGTTAGATTCAGCGATTCCGACACCCGGGATGGAAATATAACCTTCACATTTGATGCTTACAAAAGAGTAACAATCTCAGGATCACCCGAGGACCCTGAAATACAGAAGCTCCTCACCTTCTCGATTTTGAACGAGAAAAACCCGGGGACAAGGCTGAACTCAATCAATCTCGTCAACGACAGTTACGACAAAAAGGAGATCGCCGGTGTGAAGGAAGCATTGATAAGTGCCGCAAAGAACGATGAGAATCCAGGGGTCAGACTCCAGGCATTAAAAACACTCGCCGCACTTCAGTTTGATAATGAAATTAAGAAAACATGTCTTCATGTTCTCGTTAACGATAAAGTACCCGGTAACAGAATTGAAGCCATTAACACTCTCGTTAAAGCGATTGAGTCGGGCTTCAAGGCAGATGATGAAATACTCTCTGTCTTCAAAAACCGTCTTGAACAGGAAGACAACCCCTACATAAAAATAAGAGCAAAATCAGTTTTGGATGGAAAGGATCTGTAA
- a CDS encoding TerB family tellurite resistance protein: MSINHYAKLKNLGYLYLAFAHLSDTVLSEEETEEIKRILSKRSEGTDLKEISSLWDDIVGWYNKSADQRIQVVYSIAAKLNVDLETDIEKGAILDDLLSIANADQDLADNEKSFIRSLAEAWGIDFSL, encoded by the coding sequence TTGTCTATAAATCATTACGCAAAACTAAAAAATCTCGGATATCTCTATCTGGCTTTCGCACACCTTTCGGATACAGTTCTGAGTGAGGAAGAGACTGAAGAAATCAAAAGAATTCTTTCAAAGAGATCAGAGGGCACTGACCTGAAAGAGATCTCCTCATTGTGGGATGATATTGTTGGCTGGTATAACAAATCGGCTGATCAGAGAATTCAGGTAGTCTACTCCATCGCAGCAAAACTGAATGTGGATCTCGAGACGGACATCGAAAAAGGTGCCATACTTGACGACCTCCTGAGCATAGCCAATGCAGATCAGGATCTCGCTGATAATGAGAAATCCTTCATCAGGTCTTTAGCCGAAGCCTGGGGAATCGATTTTAGCCTTTAA
- a CDS encoding valine--tRNA ligase, which produces MIEIDKAYSPSPVEAKWYKYWQDHKLFRSEVDETRTPYTIVIPPPNITGMLHLGHVLNNSIQDILIRHKRMQGFNACWVPGTDHASIATESKVVAHLASQGITKKDTGREKFLEHCHEWKEKYGGIIISQLKKLGISCDWERLRFTMDDHYYGKVIESFVKLYKDGLIYRGYRMVNWDPKTQSAISDEEVYYQTMNIKLYHIRYPMVDGSGEVVVATTRPETMFGDTAVAVNPEDERYKDFIGKKLILPLTGREIEIIADTYVDSTFGTGAVKMTPAHDVNDYEVGLRHKLQFINILNPDATLNHNAPAEFHGLDRYDARKKAVKMLEEQGFMVKTEDYTTNIGFSQRGNVQVEPYMSEQWFMKMDELAKPALKAVSEGEIKFYPPHWVKTYEHWMANIKDWCISRQLWWGHRIPVWYHNETGEIYCDTVPPSDPENWRQDNDVLDTWASSWLWAHDVFMTEEEQKYYYPTDALVTAPDIIFFWVARMIMAGYYFQGEVPFKHVYFTSVIRDDLGRKMSKSLGNSPDPLDVIDKYGADALRFTMMFLAPLGQDVRFSEDKCEIGRNFANKIWNAGRFILMNTPDGFVYDENYKPANEDFVDKWINSRLNSTIKELNKNLDDFELTNSSKLIYSFIWTDFCDWYIELIKNRFYSDDPAVKADAAQKAVGIFDNILRLLHPFMPYITEELWQLIKTRNTGDSISVAKFPEVDETKVDVTGEKQMEFLQNLITAVRNIRGEMKIAPSKPVKLYLKTDVFDPLYGDLIKKLAKVEEIFSGGDTVKPHKSASAVIKDCEIYVPLEGLIDIEVERTRLEKEIERIKGGLTGLDRKLSNEEFVSRAPVDIIERERNKKRDWEESLSKLEAILADLS; this is translated from the coding sequence ATGATTGAAATAGACAAAGCATACAGCCCGTCACCCGTTGAGGCGAAGTGGTATAAATACTGGCAAGACCACAAACTTTTCAGATCCGAGGTTGATGAAACAAGAACTCCCTACACTATCGTAATTCCTCCACCCAATATCACCGGAATGCTCCATCTGGGACATGTTTTGAATAATTCAATTCAGGACATCCTGATCAGACACAAAAGGATGCAGGGATTCAATGCCTGCTGGGTACCCGGTACCGATCATGCATCGATAGCTACTGAATCAAAAGTGGTTGCACATCTTGCCTCCCAGGGAATAACCAAAAAAGATACTGGTCGCGAGAAATTCCTGGAGCATTGCCATGAGTGGAAAGAGAAGTATGGCGGAATTATCATAAGCCAGCTTAAAAAGCTTGGTATAAGCTGTGACTGGGAGAGACTTCGCTTTACTATGGACGATCATTATTACGGTAAAGTAATAGAATCGTTTGTGAAACTGTATAAAGACGGCCTTATCTACAGAGGTTACAGGATGGTAAACTGGGATCCAAAAACCCAGAGCGCCATATCAGATGAGGAAGTTTACTACCAGACCATGAATATCAAATTGTACCACATAAGATACCCGATGGTGGATGGCAGTGGCGAAGTTGTGGTAGCTACCACAAGACCCGAAACGATGTTTGGTGATACCGCTGTCGCAGTTAATCCTGAAGATGAGAGATACAAAGACTTTATCGGGAAGAAGCTTATTCTGCCGCTTACAGGTCGTGAGATTGAGATTATAGCCGACACTTATGTCGATTCCACATTTGGAACGGGTGCGGTAAAGATGACTCCTGCCCATGATGTCAATGATTATGAAGTTGGACTCAGACACAAGCTGCAGTTCATCAACATTCTCAATCCGGATGCTACCCTTAATCACAATGCTCCTGCAGAATTCCATGGACTCGACAGATATGATGCCCGTAAAAAAGCTGTAAAAATGCTCGAAGAACAGGGTTTCATGGTGAAAACCGAAGACTATACAACCAATATTGGTTTCTCGCAGCGCGGTAATGTTCAGGTTGAGCCATATATGTCGGAACAGTGGTTTATGAAAATGGATGAACTTGCAAAACCTGCCCTCAAGGCAGTAAGTGAAGGCGAAATTAAATTTTATCCTCCACACTGGGTGAAAACCTATGAACACTGGATGGCAAACATAAAGGACTGGTGCATATCCCGTCAGTTATGGTGGGGACACAGAATTCCCGTTTGGTATCACAACGAAACCGGTGAAATCTATTGCGATACTGTACCACCTTCTGATCCTGAAAACTGGCGGCAGGACAACGATGTTCTTGATACATGGGCGTCGAGCTGGCTTTGGGCTCATGATGTCTTTATGACCGAAGAAGAGCAAAAATATTATTATCCCACCGATGCACTGGTTACAGCTCCTGATATCATTTTCTTCTGGGTTGCCAGAATGATTATGGCAGGCTATTATTTCCAGGGTGAGGTTCCATTCAAACATGTTTATTTTACGAGTGTTATCAGGGATGATCTCGGCAGAAAAATGAGTAAATCGCTCGGGAATTCTCCTGATCCGCTGGATGTAATCGACAAATATGGAGCGGATGCGTTAAGATTTACGATGATGTTCCTCGCGCCACTTGGACAGGATGTCCGTTTTAGTGAAGACAAGTGTGAGATCGGAAGAAACTTTGCAAATAAAATCTGGAATGCGGGAAGGTTCATATTAATGAACACACCAGATGGATTTGTTTACGATGAGAATTACAAACCAGCGAACGAAGATTTCGTTGACAAGTGGATAAACTCCAGATTAAATTCGACAATAAAAGAGTTGAATAAAAATCTTGATGATTTCGAATTGACGAATTCCTCCAAACTGATCTACAGCTTTATTTGGACGGACTTCTGCGACTGGTACATAGAGTTAATCAAGAACAGATTTTACAGCGATGATCCTGCAGTAAAGGCTGATGCGGCTCAAAAGGCGGTTGGAATATTTGATAATATACTCAGACTTCTCCATCCATTCATGCCTTACATTACCGAGGAACTTTGGCAGCTTATTAAAACGAGAAACACAGGTGACTCGATCAGTGTTGCAAAATTCCCCGAAGTTGACGAAACCAAAGTTGATGTTACCGGCGAAAAGCAGATGGAATTCCTTCAGAATTTGATTACCGCCGTGAGGAATATACGGGGCGAAATGAAAATAGCTCCCTCGAAACCAGTAAAACTCTACTTAAAGACGGATGTTTTTGACCCGCTATATGGCGATCTGATAAAGAAACTGGCGAAGGTTGAGGAAATTTTTTCAGGTGGCGACACAGTTAAACCACACAAAAGCGCCTCGGCCGTAATAAAAGACTGCGAAATTTATGTGCCACTCGAAGGACTCATAGATATCGAGGTAGAAAGAACCAGACTCGAAAAAGAGATAGAACGAATCAAAGGCGGCTTGACCGGCCTTGACAGAAAGCTGTCGAACGAGGAGTTTGTTTCCCGTGCTCCCGTTGATATCATCGAGAGAGAGAGAAACAAGAAACGCGATTGGGAAGAGAGTCTCTCGAAACTTGAGGCGATACTGGCAGATCTTTCATAG
- a CDS encoding SpoIID/LytB domain-containing protein, translating to MDEPLISVGILTDSVINFTCYGDYYINNQEDFFSGVFQAGVKNGKLVLEGAGKKLIEDESFILTPNSPETEHFMIKDVVIGVQFHWERKEKENFKGALKLLRKGDKVCAINIINIEEYLKSVISSEMSAKSSVSLLKAHAVISRSWLLSQIEQSKVKKNLSSKEKGIIISDDEIVRWYDREDHEDFDVCADDHCQRYQGITKIFTEAASKAVDETKGLVLKSGSEICDARFSKSCGGVSEAFGYVWENKEVPYLSRVIDYKYEPDEFNTELKDETNAHKWILGEPEAFCNTKDKSVLSQVLLHYDQETVDFYRWKVELSQQNLKDLLKKKLNVDLGDIRQMIPLARGESGRIYKLRIEGTKKSITIGKELEIRRSLSESHLYSSAFVVQPLKVENGIPSGFLLRGAGWGHGVGLCQIGAAVMAEKGYSFDEILLHYYRGVDLVKIY from the coding sequence ATGGACGAACCACTGATTAGTGTGGGAATACTGACCGATTCGGTTATAAATTTTACTTGTTACGGCGATTATTACATAAATAATCAGGAAGACTTTTTCAGCGGGGTATTTCAAGCCGGTGTGAAAAACGGTAAACTCGTTCTTGAAGGAGCGGGTAAAAAGCTGATTGAAGATGAATCGTTCATTCTAACCCCCAATTCTCCGGAGACCGAACACTTCATGATAAAAGATGTGGTAATTGGCGTTCAGTTCCATTGGGAGAGGAAAGAAAAGGAAAATTTTAAAGGTGCCCTGAAACTTCTCAGAAAAGGGGATAAAGTATGTGCGATCAATATCATCAATATTGAAGAATACCTAAAAAGTGTGATATCATCCGAGATGAGCGCCAAGAGCAGTGTCTCCCTCTTAAAGGCTCATGCAGTGATTTCGAGGAGCTGGCTTCTTTCCCAGATTGAGCAATCGAAGGTCAAAAAAAATCTGAGCAGCAAAGAAAAAGGAATAATCATCAGTGACGATGAAATTGTCAGGTGGTACGACAGGGAGGATCATGAAGATTTTGATGTGTGTGCCGATGACCATTGCCAGAGGTATCAGGGAATAACAAAGATTTTTACCGAGGCTGCCAGCAAGGCAGTGGATGAAACAAAAGGACTCGTTCTCAAGTCAGGTTCTGAAATTTGCGATGCAAGGTTTTCAAAATCGTGCGGTGGTGTTTCAGAAGCTTTTGGCTATGTCTGGGAGAACAAGGAAGTACCATATCTTAGCAGAGTTATTGATTACAAATATGAACCGGATGAGTTCAATACTGAACTGAAGGATGAAACGAACGCCCATAAATGGATACTCGGTGAGCCGGAGGCGTTCTGCAATACCAAGGACAAATCTGTCCTTTCACAGGTACTTCTGCATTATGATCAGGAAACTGTTGATTTTTACAGATGGAAGGTTGAACTCTCTCAGCAAAATCTCAAGGATTTACTGAAGAAAAAATTGAATGTCGACTTGGGAGATATCCGACAAATGATCCCGCTTGCGAGGGGTGAGTCTGGAAGGATATACAAACTCAGGATAGAAGGAACAAAGAAAAGTATTACAATAGGGAAGGAACTTGAAATCCGCCGGTCTCTTTCTGAATCCCACCTCTATTCGTCTGCTTTCGTTGTACAACCGCTAAAAGTTGAAAATGGCATCCCTTCCGGATTTCTCCTTCGTGGAGCAGGTTGGGGTCATGGAGTAGGTCTCTGTCAAATTGGAGCCGCAGTCATGGCAGAAAAAGGATACTCATTTGATGAGATTCTCCTTCACTACTACAGAGGTGTCGACCTCGTCAAAATTTATTAG